Genomic segment of Candidatus Chlorohelix allophototropha:
GGAACGCTACGCCCCATTATCGCTGCCGTGCTAATCTTCGGTAAAAATGTGGCGCGCTATCTGCCACAGGCGAGCATGAAATTAGCCCGCTTCAAGGGGCAGGATGTAACGGGCATAATTATTGACAGGGTGGAAGTGTCCGGGACACTGGATAAAATAATAGAAGAAGCCGCACGTTTTGTGCTACGTAACATGAGAGTAACCAGCCCAATTCAAGGGCTTTATCGCGAGGATATACCCGAATACCCGCCCGTAGCCGTGCGCGAAGCAATCACCAATGCGGTGGCGCATCGTGATTATGGGATTAGCGGGCAAAAAATTTCGATACGCATGTTCGATGACAGGCTGGAAGTGGAAAGCCCCGGTGGTTTGGCAGGACCGGTAACTTTAGAGAATTTGGGCAAAAAACGCTATAGCCGAAATCCATTGCTGGCACGCCTTATGTATGAATTAAAATTAGTGGAAGAAATGGGAACCGGCATCTTGCGAATGCGGCGCGAGCTGGCAGAACTGGGTAGCGCGCCCCCAACCTTCAGCAGCGACTCCGATTCATTTACTGCCTACCTACCCGCGCACATCTTTGTTGAGACTGAACACCGCATTACCGAGCCAAAGCCGGAAGCTGCCCCATTTTTTGAGATAAGCGATTCCTTGAGACCTGAATTTTTTGCCCTCATGCGCGCAGGCTTGAACGAAAGACAAGCGCGAGGCTTGCTCTATGCCCGTGAACGAGGTAGGCTGACCAACCGGGATTATCGCGCTATAAACCCCGATATTACCGAAGAAACCGCCCGTACCGACTTGCTAGGTTTAGTAGATAAAAATTATCTTATGAAGTTCGGGGACAAACGTGGTGCAGCATATTTGCCACGTTAACTAAAAAAAAATTTGCACCTAATAAAATTATGTGGTATATATAATCTAATGAGATGTAAAATCGTAAAAGGGTTTCTCAAGTACTGCTCTGAGTATCCTTTGTTTTTCTTCAGCCGAATAAGATAAGCTAGTTGCTTATTATTGTGTGGGGTCGGTAGTATTATCTCACCGTTACTGTGTGGCTGAATGAAATGGGCCGATTTGCAGGAGTTAGCGAGAACTTGAGTACTTCAAAAGATAATAGTGGTTCTGGCACAGATATCCTGCCGTCGAGCGGTGGAGGTATGTATGCCAGCTAGTTATGTGGGAATTATAGGTCGGACGTTACGCCAAATGCGTGAGCAAAAAGGTGTAACTCTATTGGAAGCCCAAATGGCTACCAAAATCCGACAATCTTTTCTACAGGCTCTAGAAGAAGAGAACTACGCAGTTTTACCGCCCCCGGTTTATATTCGGGGCTTTCTAAAAAATTATGCGACTTTCTTAGGTCTCGAAGGCGCTGAGATAGTCCAAAGCTTTGATGAGCTTTTAGAAGCAGTGGCAATGGGTCTTGATCCATACCATGCGGCTGACTCAGGAAGTGTCGATTCTGGCAGTGCCGATTCAGGTGGTCTTAGCCTGTTAACCGAC
This window contains:
- a CDS encoding ATP-binding protein; this translates as MAEKKATKQNREENESTESRLVLNATLEELDFEKIDAYLHTLDEQGGVPSRLSRSERLLELGMISEENGTLRPIIAAVLIFGKNVARYLPQASMKLARFKGQDVTGIIIDRVEVSGTLDKIIEEAARFVLRNMRVTSPIQGLYREDIPEYPPVAVREAITNAVAHRDYGISGQKISIRMFDDRLEVESPGGLAGPVTLENLGKKRYSRNPLLARLMYELKLVEEMGTGILRMRRELAELGSAPPTFSSDSDSFTAYLPAHIFVETEHRITEPKPEAAPFFEISDSLRPEFFALMRAGLNERQARGLLYARERGRLTNRDYRAINPDITEETARTDLLGLVDKNYLMKFGDKRGAAYLPR